In Polyangium spumosum, the genomic stretch CGCGGGCGAGATGTAGCGATACTTTCGCGCGCGGACCTTCTCGGCCGCCTCCTCGGTCCAGCGGACATCCACGGCCCAGAGCGCGCCCTCGCGTACCTCGGGCCGGAACCATGCCGCCGCCTCGCCCATGCCCTTCGAGAAGCCGAAGAGGGAAGCGTGATCGAAATCAAAGAAGAGCTCGGCGCCGTGCGCCTCGAAATCGGCGAGGACGCGCCGCGCGGCTTCTTCGTCGAAGAGGAGGAGGCCCTTGTACGACTTGTTTACCCCCGCGCGGAAGAGAAGCACTTCCCCGGGAGGATCCCCCGAGAGGTCAACGAGGCGGAGTGTTGCGCGACCGTTTCGAGCCATACACCCAACGAGGCGAAAGCGAGGTAGCTGTCACCCTTCGGGTCTAAACAGGTCGCGATGATCTCCTTTCGAGCACCTTTTGCTCGTCAGAACGATTTTTCAACACCTGCCCATCTACTCCGCCGGACGGCGCAGCGGTACCCCCAACTCCTTGAAGAGCGTCTCCACGTCGATCCGCTCGCCCCATGACCCGGCCGCGAGCTTCGTCAGCGCATCGGCGAGCGTCCCGAGAGACTCCGCGCGCAGCTTCATCGTCTCGGCCTCCGCCGCCGCTTGCGCCTTGCTCGCGTCCGCGGTCGCTCGTTTCGCCTCCGCCTCTGCTTTCGCCACGTCCGCCCGCCGCCGCGCCTCGAGCACCTCGGCCTCGGCTTGCGCCTCCCGCTCCTCGGGCGTCCTCGTGTCCCACTTGGGCCAGGGCGCGAGCCGCTCGTCCCCGAAGTTGAACAGCGCCCACGGGCGGAGGAGCTCGAAATGCCCCGTGGTCGCGAGCCCTTCCGTGTCCGCCCGCTTCCCCTCGTGACGAACCGCGTTATGCACCTTCCCCAGCGCATGCGAGCCGATCGGCGCAGGTTCCATGGTGAGTGTCTGCCGGAGGATCGCCATCGCCGCCGCGCTGTCACAGTACCGGATCCCGCGCTCGAACACCTCGACCGCGCTCGCGCCGTCCGCCTGGACGAGCTCGTACTCCCAACCCGCCGCCGCCTTCCCCTCGCTATCGATATCCACCGGGAGCATGATCACCGGCGATTTCCCCGCGTTGACGAGCGCGTCCTGATACGCATCGCGCTCCCGCGCCGTCTCGTCGCTCTCGTCGAGGGCCGCGGGATACTTCCCGACCCGGGTAGGATGCCCGTAGACCTCGGAATAATGGGCCCAATCCGTGAACATCTGTTGTTTCGCGAGGTAGTACATCGCGACCCGCCGGACGGCGCCGTTCATCCAAGGCGTTTGGCTCCCCGAGGCGAAGATCGCCCACTTGTACGGGTCCGCGCCGATCGCGATCTGCTCGGTCGGAGTGCCGACCTTGTAGGTAACCTCGTGCCCCTCGAACCACAGATCGCGCGGATGCCAGACCTCGAGCAGCGGCAGCCATTGCCCCCGCTCCTCGGTCCAATTCAGTTGCACGACCGCGACGCCGAGCATGATCAACCACTTCAGGACGTCACGCAGGACAGGCTCGGGACAGAAACGCCAC encodes the following:
- a CDS encoding phage portal protein family protein is translated as VHPMTRAPRVRYAQHVFAPLMGWDNDRVRQALERHEAGDFRESADLAEALLTDERLDGALQQRIDGLLALPLSFEASTETANTEAAELAQRKAAEVWWRFCPEPVLRDVLKWLIMLGVAVVQLNWTEERGQWLPLLEVWHPRDLWFEGHEVTYKVGTPTEQIAIGADPYKWAIFASGSQTPWMNGAVRRVAMYYLAKQQMFTDWAHYSEVYGHPTRVGKYPAALDESDETARERDAYQDALVNAGKSPVIMLPVDIDSEGKAAAGWEYELVQADGASAVEVFERGIRYCDSAAAMAILRQTLTMEPAPIGSHALGKVHNAVRHEGKRADTEGLATTGHFELLRPWALFNFGDERLAPWPKWDTRTPEEREAQAEAEVLEARRRADVAKAEAEAKRATADASKAQAAAEAETMKLRAESLGTLADALTKLAAGSWGERIDVETLFKELGVPLRRPAE